The Streptomyces sp. NBC_01775 genome includes a region encoding these proteins:
- the truB gene encoding tRNA pseudouridine(55) synthase TruB produces MARKRDNGPGGLVIVDKPAGFTSHDVVAKLRGMARTRRVGHAGTLDPMATGVLVLGTERATRLLGHLALTEKEYVATVRLGQDTVTEDAEGEFTASAGAKDLARESVDAAVARFTGDIFQTPSKVSAVKVDGKRAYARVREGEEVELAARPVTVSSFEVHDLREETAEDGTPVTDLLVSVVCSSGTYVRALARDLGSALGTGGHLTALRRTRVGPYGLDGAHTLEQLQERVDGEEPLPVLPLSEAAAEAFLRWDVDEEQARLIGNGAQLRMPAGFTKQGEPGEAGAPGGPVAVFGPGERFVALVEERDGKAKSLAVFV; encoded by the coding sequence GTGGCACGTAAGAGAGACAACGGCCCGGGCGGGCTCGTCATTGTCGACAAGCCCGCCGGGTTCACCTCCCACGATGTCGTCGCCAAGCTGCGCGGCATGGCACGCACACGGCGCGTGGGACACGCGGGAACGCTCGACCCGATGGCCACCGGGGTGCTCGTCCTCGGCACCGAGCGGGCGACCCGGCTGCTCGGCCATCTCGCGCTGACCGAGAAGGAGTACGTCGCGACCGTCCGGCTCGGCCAGGACACCGTGACCGAGGACGCGGAGGGCGAGTTCACCGCCTCGGCCGGTGCCAAGGACCTCGCGCGGGAGTCCGTCGACGCCGCCGTCGCACGGTTCACCGGCGACATCTTCCAGACCCCCTCCAAAGTCAGCGCCGTCAAGGTCGACGGCAAGCGGGCCTACGCGCGGGTGCGCGAGGGCGAGGAGGTCGAGCTGGCCGCACGCCCGGTCACCGTCTCCTCGTTCGAGGTGCACGACCTGCGCGAGGAGACGGCGGAGGACGGCACACCCGTCACCGATCTGCTGGTCTCCGTCGTGTGCTCGTCCGGCACGTATGTGCGCGCGCTCGCCCGCGACCTGGGATCGGCGCTCGGCACAGGCGGCCATCTGACGGCGCTGCGCCGCACCCGGGTCGGCCCGTACGGGCTGGACGGCGCGCACACGCTGGAGCAGCTCCAGGAGCGCGTGGACGGCGAAGAGCCGCTCCCCGTACTGCCGTTGAGCGAGGCAGCCGCCGAGGCGTTCCTCCGCTGGGACGTCGATGAGGAGCAGGCTCGGCTGATCGGGAACGGCGCGCAGCTGCGGATGCCGGCGGGGTTCACGAAGCAGGGGGAGCCCGGAGAGGCCGGGGCGCCCGGGGGGCCTGTCGCGGTCTTCGGGCCCGGTGAGCGGTTCGTGGCGCTGGTCGAGGAGCGCGACGGCAAGGCGAAGAGCCTGGCCGTCTTCGTCTGA
- the rbfA gene encoding 30S ribosome-binding factor RbfA: MADNARAKRLADLIREVVAEKLYRGIKDPRLGTHVTVTDTRVTGDLREATVFYTVYGDEEARKAAAAGLESAKGVLRSAVGAAAGIKHTPSLTFVADALPENAKTIDEALARARAADEEVRKVSSGASYAGEADPYRKPGEDADEAEDADGTDDIEAADDGGAADSGGDPDGKDVRGKDESA, translated from the coding sequence GTGGCCGACAATGCGCGGGCGAAGAGGCTGGCGGACCTCATCCGTGAGGTGGTCGCGGAAAAGCTGTACCGCGGTATCAAGGATCCGCGGCTCGGCACACATGTGACCGTCACGGACACCAGGGTCACGGGTGACCTCAGGGAGGCGACGGTCTTCTACACCGTCTACGGCGATGAAGAGGCACGCAAGGCGGCTGCGGCCGGTCTGGAGAGCGCCAAGGGCGTCCTCCGCTCCGCCGTCGGCGCGGCTGCGGGCATCAAGCACACGCCGAGCCTGACCTTCGTGGCGGACGCCCTGCCGGAGAACGCAAAGACGATCGACGAGGCGCTCGCACGGGCGCGGGCCGCCGACGAGGAGGTGCGCAAGGTCTCCTCCGGCGCCTCGTACGCCGGCGAGGCCGACCCGTACCGCAAGCCGGGCGAGGACGCCGACGAAGCCGAGGACGCCGACGGGACCGACGACATCGAGGCGGCGGACGACGGCGGGGCGGCGGATTCCGGCGGGGACCCGGACGGCAAGGACGTGCGCGGCAAGGACGAGAGCGCCTGA
- a CDS encoding DUF503 domain-containing protein, translated as MYVGTLSFDLLLGDVRSLKEKRSVVRPIVAELHRKYAVSVAETSEQDLYRRARIGLAAVSGEAGHLTEVLDRCERLVAARPEVELLSVRRRIHSDDDE; from the coding sequence ATGTACGTAGGGACGCTGTCCTTCGATCTGCTTCTCGGCGACGTACGGTCGCTCAAGGAGAAGCGCTCCGTCGTCCGCCCGATCGTCGCCGAGCTGCACCGCAAGTACGCGGTCAGCGTGGCGGAGACCAGCGAGCAGGACCTCTACCGCAGGGCCCGCATCGGCCTCGCGGCGGTCTCGGGCGAGGCGGGGCACCTCACGGAAGTGCTGGACCGCTGCGAGCGGCTTGTCGCGGCGCGGCCAGAGGTGGAGCTGCTGTCGGTACGACGGCGGATCCACAGCGATGATGACGAATGA
- the infB gene encoding translation initiation factor IF-2: MAKVRVYELAKELGVESKVVMAKLQELGEFVRSASSTIEAPVVRKLSDAFEAGGAAGAKKSAAKPAAPKKAADTAAPKPGGGAAPKPGGAPKPGAPKPAPEAPATPAPGPAQGTSPSPAEAPKPAEAPKPAADAGPRPGPAQPVTPARPEFQAPPAAPGAPKPGAPKPPQAPQGPKPGQAPRPGGQGGQGQGQGQGGRGQGGQAPKPGQGGAPKPGGRPSGPRPGNNPFTSGGSTGMARPQAPRPGGAPKPGQGGPKPGGAPKPGQGQGGSGGQGGPRPQAPGGSRATPGNMPRPQAPQGGGAGPRPGGGNRPNPGMMPQRPAAGPRPGPGRGGPGGGAGGGRPGGGGGAGRPGGGGGGFAGRPGGPGAGRPGGGGGFAGRPGGGGGGRPGFAGRPGGPGGRGGTQGAFGRPGGPARRGRKSKRQRRQEYEQMQAPSVGGVMLPRGKGETVRLSRGASLTDFAEKINANPASLVQVMFNLGEMVTATQSVSDETLHLLGDEMNYTVQIVSPEEEDRELLESFDIEFGEDEGGEEALTARPPVVTVMGHVDHGKTRLLDAIRKTNVIEGEAGGITQHIGAYQASTEVNGEERKITFIDTPGHEAFTAMRARGAKSTDIAILVVAANDGVMPQTVEALNHAKAAEVPIVVAVNKIDVEGADPTKVRGQLTEYGLVAEEYGGDTMFVDISARQGLNIEELLEAVVLTADASLDLRANADQDAQGIAIEAHLDRGRGAVATVLVQRGTLQVGETMVVGDAYGRVRAMLDDKGENIKEAGPSTPVLVLGLTNVPGAGDNFLVVDEDRTARQIAEKRAARERNAAFAKRTRRVSLEDLDKVLKAGEVQQLNLIIKGDASGSVEALESSLLQLDVGEEVDLRILHRGVGAVTETDIDLATGSDAIVIGFNVRAEGRATQLAEREGVDVRYYSVIYQVIEEIEAALKGMLKPEYEEVELGTAEIREIFRSSKLGNIAGVLIRSGEVKRNTKARLVRDGKVVAESLNIVGLRRFKDDVTEIREGFEGGINLGSFNDIKVDDVIATYEMREKPRG; the protein is encoded by the coding sequence GTGGCTAAGGTCCGGGTATACGAGCTCGCCAAGGAGCTTGGAGTCGAGAGCAAGGTCGTCATGGCCAAGCTCCAAGAACTTGGAGAATTCGTCCGTTCGGCGTCCTCGACGATCGAGGCGCCGGTAGTCCGCAAACTGTCCGACGCGTTCGAGGCGGGCGGTGCCGCAGGCGCCAAGAAGTCCGCCGCGAAGCCCGCGGCGCCCAAGAAGGCAGCCGACACCGCCGCACCCAAGCCGGGTGGCGGCGCGGCCCCCAAGCCGGGAGGAGCACCGAAGCCCGGTGCCCCCAAGCCGGCTCCGGAGGCCCCGGCAACTCCCGCCCCGGGCCCCGCCCAGGGCACGTCTCCCAGCCCCGCCGAGGCCCCCAAGCCCGCCGAGGCTCCCAAGCCTGCCGCCGACGCGGGACCCAGGCCGGGTCCCGCACAGCCGGTGACCCCGGCCAGGCCGGAGTTCCAGGCGCCGCCCGCGGCCCCTGGCGCCCCGAAGCCCGGTGCGCCCAAGCCGCCCCAGGCGCCCCAGGGCCCCAAGCCGGGCCAGGCACCTCGCCCCGGCGGCCAGGGTGGCCAGGGTCAGGGCCAGGGCCAGGGCGGTCGTGGCCAGGGCGGCCAGGCCCCCAAGCCGGGCCAGGGTGGCGCCCCGAAGCCGGGTGGCCGTCCCTCCGGGCCGCGCCCCGGCAACAACCCCTTCACCTCCGGTGGCTCCACCGGCATGGCGCGCCCCCAGGCGCCCCGTCCCGGCGGTGCCCCCAAGCCCGGTCAGGGCGGTCCCAAGCCCGGCGGTGCGCCCAAGCCCGGTCAGGGTCAGGGCGGATCCGGCGGCCAGGGCGGTCCGCGTCCGCAGGCGCCGGGTGGCAGCCGTGCGACGCCGGGCAACATGCCCCGTCCGCAGGCCCCGCAGGGCGGCGGCGCCGGCCCGCGTCCGGGGGGCGGTAACCGTCCGAACCCGGGCATGATGCCGCAGCGTCCCGCGGCGGGCCCGCGTCCCGGTCCGGGCCGTGGTGGTCCTGGCGGCGGCGCCGGTGGCGGCCGTCCCGGTGGCGGTGGCGGCGCTGGTCGTCCCGGCGGCGGTGGCGGCGGCTTCGCCGGTCGTCCCGGCGGTCCCGGTGCCGGTCGTCCCGGTGGCGGTGGCGGCTTCGCCGGCCGTCCCGGTGGTGGCGGCGGTGGCCGTCCTGGTTTCGCGGGTCGTCCCGGCGGTCCCGGTGGCCGTGGTGGCACACAGGGCGCCTTCGGCCGCCCCGGCGGCCCCGCGCGCCGTGGCCGCAAGTCGAAGCGGCAGAGGCGCCAGGAGTACGAGCAGATGCAGGCGCCGTCCGTCGGCGGTGTGATGCTGCCGCGCGGCAAGGGCGAGACCGTCCGGCTGTCGCGTGGTGCCTCGCTCACGGACTTCGCGGAGAAGATCAACGCCAACCCGGCGTCGCTGGTCCAGGTGATGTTCAACCTGGGCGAGATGGTCACCGCGACCCAGTCCGTCTCCGACGAGACCCTGCACCTCCTCGGCGACGAGATGAACTACACGGTTCAGATCGTCAGCCCGGAGGAAGAGGACCGCGAGCTGCTGGAGTCCTTCGACATCGAGTTCGGTGAGGACGAGGGCGGCGAGGAAGCGCTCACGGCGCGGCCTCCGGTGGTCACCGTCATGGGCCACGTCGACCACGGTAAGACGCGCCTTCTGGACGCCATCCGGAAGACCAACGTCATCGAGGGCGAGGCCGGCGGCATCACCCAGCACATCGGTGCCTACCAGGCGTCGACCGAGGTGAACGGTGAAGAGCGCAAGATCACCTTCATCGACACCCCGGGTCACGAGGCGTTCACCGCCATGCGTGCCCGCGGCGCCAAGTCCACCGACATCGCGATCCTCGTGGTCGCGGCCAACGACGGCGTGATGCCGCAGACCGTCGAGGCGTTGAACCACGCCAAGGCGGCCGAGGTCCCGATCGTCGTCGCGGTCAACAAGATCGACGTGGAAGGCGCGGACCCGACCAAGGTCCGTGGCCAGCTCACCGAGTACGGCCTGGTGGCAGAGGAGTACGGCGGCGACACGATGTTCGTCGACATCTCCGCGCGCCAGGGGCTGAACATCGAGGAGCTGCTGGAGGCCGTGGTCCTGACCGCGGACGCCTCGCTCGACCTGCGGGCCAACGCCGACCAGGACGCGCAGGGCATCGCGATCGAGGCCCACCTCGACCGTGGCCGCGGCGCCGTGGCGACCGTGCTGGTCCAGCGCGGCACGCTCCAGGTCGGCGAGACCATGGTCGTGGGCGACGCCTACGGCAGGGTCCGCGCGATGCTCGACGACAAGGGCGAGAACATCAAGGAAGCGGGTCCCTCGACCCCCGTCCTGGTGCTCGGCCTGACCAACGTCCCGGGCGCCGGCGACAACTTCCTGGTGGTCGACGAGGACCGTACGGCCCGGCAGATCGCCGAGAAGCGCGCGGCGCGTGAGCGCAACGCGGCCTTCGCCAAGCGGACCCGCCGCGTCTCCCTGGAGGACCTGGACAAGGTGCTCAAGGCGGGCGAGGTGCAGCAGCTCAACCTCATCATCAAGGGCGACGCGTCCGGTTCGGTCGAGGCCCTGGAGTCCTCGCTGCTCCAGCTCGACGTCGGCGAAGAGGTCGACCTGCGCATCCTGCACCGCGGGGTGGGTGCGGTCACCGAGACCGACATCGACCTGGCGACCGGCTCCGATGCGATCGTGATCGGCTTCAACGTCCGCGCCGAGGGGCGCGCGACGCAGCTGGCCGAGCGCGAGGGCGTCGACGTCCGCTACTACTCGGTGATCTACCAGGTCATCGAGGAGATCGAGGCGGCCCTGAAGGGCATGCTGAAGCCGGAGTACGAAGAGGTCGAGCTGGGCACGGCGGAGATCCGCGAGATCTTCCGCTCGTCCAAGCTGGGCAACATCGCGGGTGTCCTCATCCGCTCCGGCGAGGTCAAGCGGAACACCAAGGCACGCCTGGTGCGCGACGGCAAGGTCGTGGCGGAGAGCCTCAACATCGTGGGCCTGCGCCGCTTCAAGGACGACGTCACCGAGATCCGCGAAGGCTTCGAGGGCGGTATCAACCTCGGCAGCTTCAACGACATCAAGGTGGACGACGTCATCGCGACGTACGAGATGAGGGAGAAGCCCCGCGGCTGA
- a CDS encoding YlxR family protein: MSGRTCDRAYPQRTCVGCRERTDKSDLLRVVLVKGSLIPDLRGRLPGRGAYLHPVPACLEQAVRRRAFNRAFRGPGPFDLAELREHVERTAQATP, translated from the coding sequence GTGTCTGGCCGGACGTGTGACCGGGCATATCCTCAGCGGACCTGCGTGGGCTGCCGGGAGCGTACGGACAAGAGCGATCTGCTGCGGGTGGTCCTGGTCAAGGGAAGCCTGATCCCCGATCTTCGCGGTAGGCTGCCCGGCCGGGGTGCGTACCTGCACCCCGTTCCGGCCTGTCTTGAGCAGGCCGTCCGGCGCCGGGCGTTCAACAGGGCCTTCCGGGGTCCGGGTCCGTTCGATCTCGCAGAACTGCGGGAGCACGTGGAGCGGACAGCACAGGCAACACCGTAA